The window CAGGTCGTTGAGGGTGATCTCGATCCGACGCAAAAGGTCGGCGGTGACCCGTTTGAAGCCGCCGCGCGCATCGATGGTCACGTCCCCGCGGCGGGGCTCCTCCAGCTCCCGGTCCCGGATGAACCGCACCGCATACGGGCCCTCGACCGAGGCCGTGCCGGTATAGGTGATCTCGCGCAGATAGATCTCCCGGCCCGTGACGGTGCCGCCACCGGTGTCCTCCACGATGACCGTGTGGAACCGCATCACGTTGCCGCGCGCGTCCCGGACCTCGCGCAGCACCCACTGGAAGATGTTGCCGGCATCGTCGCGCAACGTCGACTCGGCGGTGCCGCCGTAGAACGATCGCCTGCCCGTCTTGTCGATCGTCTCCCACGAATAGTTCGACGGGCCCGTCCCGTGCCGGACGACCTTCGTGAAGGCGGTCTGCACCCGAGGCTGGAAGACCTTTTCCGCGGTACGGGCCACGCGCTGGCCCCGATGCGCGACCGGCCCCAGCTGCTCGCCACCCATCAGATAGGTTTCGGTCTCCAGGCCGGTGTCGTAGCGCGGCACACCCCACCTGGTGTCCACCGTGACGGCTGTGGCCGCCAGGTTCCAGCCCACCCCCAGCCAGCCGTTCGCCGACGACGAGTCGTAGCCGACGGCGAGTTGCGGCTGAAGCCCGGCACGGCCGGGCGGAACCTCGATCGGGTACGACAGGCGCGCCTCACCGGTGCTCGCGGCAGCCGGCGGCGCCACCAGGTTGATCCCCTCGGCCGGGGAAGCCGCCTGAAGGTCCTTGATCTGCGTCGGGTTGAACTGGGTGCCCTGCGGCGATTCAGGCAGCGCGAGCACCGCGTTGACCATGTCGGTGAAGTGGTCGGTGCGGGAGATGATCAGGTGGTTCTTCTCGTCGACCGTGACCCGCTCCAGGGCCTTCCAGCAGCCGGCCGTGTCATCGAACCAGAAGGTGTGCACGTCCTGCGGGGTGAAGGTGGACGACACCGACGCCGGGTCGTACGGCAGCGCGACCTCGATCGGCTCGGCGAAGCGGTACGGGTGCGGAGTGAACCGCCAGCCCTTGCGCACGCCACCGGTGACGTTGGTCAGCTCAGCGGCCAGGCCGGGAAGATCCGCCACCGTCAGTGGCGTGACCCCGATCGTGACGGGGTTGTTCACCGCCTCCGGCCCGATGGTCAGGCGTGCTCCGTCATGCTCCACGGTGCGGGCCGGTGCGGTTGCCTCACCGGGCGTGACCGTCGCCCGAAACGACGGCCCGGTGACGGTGTGCACCGCCGGCCGTGTGGCGGCGCCGTTCGAGACGCACGTCTCCACGGGCGGGGCGCTCGCCGGGCTCACCGGCGGTCCCGAGGCGGTCACCGTCGGCGCGGGCTCGCCGCCGCCGGGCAGGGCGGTTGCCACGAGCACCAGGACGGTCAGGCAGGCCAGGATGCGGCACTGCGCCAGCGACAGTTTTCTCGTATGCATCACGGCCGACCCCGCACGCTCGATGACGAATCGGCGTAAGAATCGACCATCATCATGGTATGCGGCGTTGCGAAAACGTTGTGGAAGTGCTTCCCCGGCTACCGATGACGGACCGGGAGGTCACCGACAACCTCATCGCCTTGCGCAGAGCCCGGGCTCGCAGAGCTGCATGGGCGGCGCGCCGGCCCACGGTGGTGAGCCGCAACGGTTCGTCGAAGCGCCGCTCGGCGAAACCCATGTCCTCGACGAGGACATCGACTCCCCTGAAAGCCGTTCACCGGCGACGACGTGCTGCGCGAACTCGCCTCGGCCGGAGGAGACCAACTATGACAGCGACCGGCTGGCGCGGCCGTCCGCCGACAGCCGGGCGGTCACGCCAACCCCTGCCTGAGGTCTCCGCGGGCGGAGTCCTTTCGGGTACCGAGGGGTCGCGATACCTTCGACCGGGCCGCCCACGTGCGGCCTGCTTCGCCGTGTCTGCGCCATCGCCAGTCACCGATCATTCAGGGCGATGTCTCCACGTTACGAGGAGAAGCTGAATCCTTCGAGGTCTTTCTACGGCGTACGCCGCGCGGCCTGTCCGGTGGGACAGGCCGCGGATGGCTTCTCGTCACACCGGCAGCAGCCGTCGCAGCGGGACCGCCTCGGTGACCCGGCCGGTACGCAGCGAGTACCGGGTGGGGGTGACCGTCAGCCGGCCGGCGCGGACCGCGGCGTCGATCAGTGAAGAGCGCTCGGACAGCAGTTCCCCGGTGTGGCACGCGTGCTGCTCGACCGTCTCCTCGAAGGTCTCGGCGCCGTCGAGCCGGGCCCGCACGACGTCGGGGGCGATGCGCTCGGCCACCTCCCGGATACAGCCGGACGGCACCGCGCCCTCGTCGACCATGGCGATCGCCGCGGCCACCGCGCCGCACCCGTCGTGGCCGACGATCACGATCGAGGGCACCTCCAGACACTGCACCGCGTACTCGATCGAGCCGAGGACCGCGCCGTCGACGACGTGCCCGGCGGTGCGGACCACGAAGAGGTCACCCAGGCCCTGGTCGAAGAGGATCTCGACCGGCACCCGCGAGTCGGCGCAGCCGAGCACGATCGCCGCCGGCGCCTGAGCGCCCACCAACTCGGACCGGCGCTCCGGGCCCCGGCGCACGTCGGCCGTGCTCCGTCCCTCCACGTACCGGGCGTTGCCGGCCTGCAGAATCGCCCACGGCGATCGGGTGTCGTCTGTCGGCATGCAGAACTCCTGACTAGAAGGGCGAGGGACGCCGGTTCGCGGCAGAGTGCTCGGCAGGAAGAAGTCGGCACGGGGCCGGGCGATATGAGGACATCGGTCATACGTCGGACTTTGGCCCGTTTCATCCGCACCTCGGGTGGTTTCCTTCAACGCTGTCGGTGCCGGCCGAATGACCTGGCAACTACCAGACGAGAGAAGCGGAGAGTCATGGCGACTTCCAGGGTCAACCCGACCGACACCGATACCCAGGAGGCCCTCCTGCGGCAGGCGGAAGACGATCGGGGAAAGGTGGCCGCCCTCAACCGCTCCCAGGCGGTGATCGAGTTCGACCTGACGGGCACGATCCTGGACGTCAACGAGAAATTTCTCGCGACCATGGGCTACACCCGTGAAGAGGTGATCGGGCAGCACCACCGGATGTTCATGCCGGAGCGGGAGGCGCACGGCGCCGAGTACCGCGAGTTCTGGCGGGCGCTCGGGGCCGGCGAGTTCCAGGGCGGGGTGTACCCGCGGCTGGCCAAGAACGGCCGGCAGGTGTGGCTGCGCGCGACGTACAACCCGATCCTCGGCACCGACGGCAAGCCGGTGAAGGTGGTCAAGTTCGCCACCGACATCACCGCCGACCGGCAGCGCACCGCCGAGTTCGAGGGTAAGATCGCGGCGGTGAGCCGGTCCCGGGCGCTGATCGAGTTCGACCTGGACGGCACGATCCTGGACGCGAACCAGAACTTCCTCGACACGATGGGCTACACCCTCGACGAGGTCGTCGGCCGGCACCACCGGATGTTCATGCCGCCGGGCACCACCGACCAGCCCGATTACGTCGAGTTCTGGAAGAAGCTGACCCGCGGCGAGTTCTCCTCCGGCGAGTTCAAGCGGATGGCCAAGGGCGGCCGGGAGGTGTGGCTGCTGGCCTCGTACAACCCGGTGCTCGGCGCGGACGGCAAGCCGTTCAAGGTGTTCAAGTTCGCCGCGGACATCACCGAGGAGCAACATCGGACCGCCGAGTTCGAGGGCAAGGTGGCCGCGATCAGCCGGTCGCAGGCGGTCATCGAGTTCGACCTGGACGGCACGATCCGTACCGCGAACCAGAACTTCCTCGACACCACCGGTTACACCCTCGACGAGATCGTCGGACACCACCACCGGATGTTCGTCGACCCGGTCGAGGCCTCCGGAGCGGCGTACCAGCTGCTCTGGGAACGGCTTGCCCGTGGTGAGTTCCAGGGTGGGGAATACCGGCGCATCACCAAGAACGGCGAGGACGTGTGGCTGCAGGCCACCTACAACCCGATCCTGGACGCCGACGGACGGCCGGCCAAGGTGATCAAGTTCGCCATCGACGTCACGGCCGCCAAGCAGCGCACCGCCGAGTTCGAGGGCAAGGACACCGCGATCAGCCTCGCCCAGGCGGTCATCGAGTTCGACCTGGACGGCAACATCCTCGCCGCCAACGACAACTTCCAGCGGACCGTGGGCTACACCGCACGGGAGCTGATCGGGCAGCATCACTCGACGCTGTGCCCGCCGGACTACATCGTCTCGCCCGAGTACCGCGACTTCTGGCACCGGCTGGCGGCCGGCGAGATCCACAGCGGCCGATTCCACCGGGTCGGCAAGTACGGCCGGGAGGTGTGGATCCGGGCCAGCTACATCCCGATCCGGGACCTGCACGACAAGGTCTACAAGGTCGTCAAGTACGCGTACGACATCACCGACCAGGTCGTGCTGGAGCATCAACTGGCTACCAAGACCCGCGACATGAAGACGTCGGTGACCGCGCTGACCGCGGCGATCGACGAGATCACCGCGGCCGCCACGCAGGCGACCACGCTGGCCGACACCACCCACCACAACGCGCAGGAGGGGTACGAGGAGCTGCGCAAGTCGATCGACGCGATCGACCTGATCCAGAAGTCGTCGGAGCAGATCGCGGCGATCGTCACGGTGATCGGGGAGATCGCGGGCCAGACCAACCTGCTCGCCTTCAACGCCTCGATCGAGGCCGCCCGCGCCGGCGAGCACGGCATCGGCTTCTCCGTCGTCGCCGGTGAGGTCCGCAAGCTCGCCGAGCGGTCCTCGGCCGCGGCCCGGGAGATCACCCAGCTGATCCACGAGTCGGCGAGCCGGGTGAGCCAGGGCGCGACGGTCAGCCAGCGGGCGCAGAGCTCCTTCGGACACATCCTGTCCAACGTCGCCGAGACGAGCGACACGATCCGCCGGATCGCGGCTTCGACCGAGGAGCAGCAGACGGTGTCGCACCAGGTCGCCGAGCTCATCAACGAGCTGGTCAACAGCAACAGCGACCACTCGTGACCACGACGGCGGTCTCCACCCTCTATGGGGTCTTCCGCACCGGTGAGCTGCGCATGGCCCTACCCCTGGAGAAGCTGCGGGAGGTGATCGTCCGACCGTCCGAGTTCAGCGCGCTGCCGACCGCGGGCGCCGGGCTGCTCGGGGCGGTCAACCTGCGGCACACCGTGATTCCGGTGATCGATCCGTGCCTGCTCGCCGGGCGTGCCTCGGCGGCGGACACGGGCGAGGTGATCATCATCGTCTCCAGCGAGGGCCGGCTGTTCGGGCTGCTCGCCGACGCCATCGAGGGCTCCACCCACGTCGCGGCCGAGTCCCTGCTCGCGGTGCACATGGGCGGCGGCGGGCCGGCCCTGTTCTCGCACACCTTCGAGCGCGCCGACGACCAGGCCGTCATCGCGCTGCTGGACGCCGCCACCATCGTCGACATGCCGGGCATCCCGGCCATCGCCGACCCGGCCCAGCAGCAAGGCACGACCGACATCGCCGCGGGACAGCGGCAGGGCCCACGCCGGACCCTGCTGATGTTCGAGTGCGACGGCACCGGCCTGTCCATCGACGTCACCCACGTGCACTCGGTCGTGCCCGACCTGCAGTTGCACTCGTCGCCGCTGGACGGCCCGATCTGCCGGGGTGTGGCTCACCTGGCCGGCCACGCCGTACCGGCCATCGACCCGGTCACCCTGCTCGGGCTGCCCGAACGGTCGGCGGCCGGCGCTCACCGCGGCGTCGTGGTGGCCCTGCCGCAGGGGCTCATCGCTCTCACCGCGACCGACGTCACCGAGATCACCACCGTGCCCGCGGAGGACATCCTGCCGATGCCGATGGTGTCCAGCCCGGAGCGCGCCCTGCTGGCCGGGCTGCTCACCACGGACGGGCGGCAGTATCTGGTGCTGGACGGGCAGGCGCTGCGCGAGAACAGCGACCTGGCCGCCTTCGGCACGCTGAACATCCGGCTCGACTCGGGCCCCGCCGAGAGCGGCCGGACTCTGGGCGACACGGAGCGCGACGCGCAGCGGGTCGTCGCGAGCGTCCAGAAGTTCCTCACATACAGCGTCGGGATCGACGCCGCCACACCGCTGGAGCAGATCGACGAGATCCTGCCCTTCCCGAGCGTGCGTCTCAGCCTGGACGGGACGTCACTACTCGGCATGTTCACCCACCGCCGTAAGACGATTCCGCTGGTCAACCTCCCGGCCCTGCTCGGGCGCGGGCACACGCCGGAGCCGGAGGCCGACCGGGTGCTCCTGGTGACCCTGACCGGCGGCCCGACCGTCGGACTCGTCGTGCCCGAGCTGCGGGCCATCGAGCAGTCGCTCTGGCAGGAGCCGGAGAGCGCCGCCGGCGGGGTCCGGGAACGGCTGGTCAGCATCGGCACGCCCGAAGACCACCGGCTCCTGCCGTACGTCGACCTGATCGCCCTCGCCGCCGAGCACTTCTCGGGCGACGGGGCCGGCATCAGGGCGGGCCGGCGATGAGAGTGGCCGCCGGTCGCCGGTGAGGCGGGAAGACCGGGCGACATCCGGCGTTCGTCAGATGCGCCCGCCGCCCCGCCGGCCGGGCGGCTCGCCGTCCAGTCGCTGCTGCTCGCGCTCGGCGCGGGCGCGTTCAAGTCGCGCAGCTGCGGCTGGATCCGATCGTTCTTACCGCACTCGACGGTCTGAGCGTCCCCGGTCGGGTCCGCGCGGTTGGCGAAGCCCTTGGCCTGCTCGTCGGCGCTGGTCTCGTAGATGATCGCCTCCACGAGGCGTCGCGCGTCCGGCCCGGGGTGTCGGTCGCGGCGCGTTCCAGGGCGATGCCCACCTTGTCCAGCGAGCCGTTCTTGTAGTCGTCGCCGTCGGCCATCAGTTCGGCGGTCCAGCCGGGCACGCTGGCACGTCCGCGGTGGCGTTCCAGTCCCGGTCGGTGCGTAGGTGATCCAGTCAGCCCGGCGACAATATCCCCCGGATCATGCGTACGAGCAGGGCGATGAGTCATACCGGACCCAGCGACCGAGCAGTCCCGGCGGGGACGACTCACTAGGTAACGGGGTGGGTGTGCTCGGCTGACCCGGCTCTCAGTACCGGAAACTGGAGACGGTGGTGTCCAGGTCCTGGGAGATCCGCGCCAGCTCATCCGCGGCCGTCTGAGTCGACTGGGCGGCCGCGCGCGTGGAATCGGACAACTTGACGACCTCGTCGAGCTGGCTGCTGATCTGCGAGGTGCCGGTCGCGGCCCGGCTGAGATCGCTGGACATGCTGTTCGTCGTGGCGCTCTGCTGCTCCACGGCCGAGGCGATCGTGTTCTGGTAGTCGTTGATCCGCCCGATGACCTGCCCGATCCCGGAGATGGCGTCGACCGCGATGCGCGTGTCCGACTGGATCGCCTCGATCCGGCGGCTGATCTCCTCGGTGGCCTTGGCCGTCTCCTGGGCAAGGTCCTTGACCTCCCCGGCCACCACCGCGAATCCCTTACCGGTCTCACCCGCCCGGGCCGCCTCGATGGTCGCGTTCAGTGCCAGGAGATTCGTCTGCTCGGCGATCGCGGTGATCGCCTTGACCACGCTGTCGATCTCGGCCGACGAAGCACCGAGCTTGGCCATCACCTGTTCGGCCCGTCCGGCGCTCTGCACCGCCTCACTGGCGACCGTGGCGGCCTCGGTTGCGCTCAT of the Actinoplanes sichuanensis genome contains:
- a CDS encoding methyl-accepting chemotaxis protein, translated to MATSRVNPTDTDTQEALLRQAEDDRGKVAALNRSQAVIEFDLTGTILDVNEKFLATMGYTREEVIGQHHRMFMPEREAHGAEYREFWRALGAGEFQGGVYPRLAKNGRQVWLRATYNPILGTDGKPVKVVKFATDITADRQRTAEFEGKIAAVSRSRALIEFDLDGTILDANQNFLDTMGYTLDEVVGRHHRMFMPPGTTDQPDYVEFWKKLTRGEFSSGEFKRMAKGGREVWLLASYNPVLGADGKPFKVFKFAADITEEQHRTAEFEGKVAAISRSQAVIEFDLDGTIRTANQNFLDTTGYTLDEIVGHHHRMFVDPVEASGAAYQLLWERLARGEFQGGEYRRITKNGEDVWLQATYNPILDADGRPAKVIKFAIDVTAAKQRTAEFEGKDTAISLAQAVIEFDLDGNILAANDNFQRTVGYTARELIGQHHSTLCPPDYIVSPEYRDFWHRLAAGEIHSGRFHRVGKYGREVWIRASYIPIRDLHDKVYKVVKYAYDITDQVVLEHQLATKTRDMKTSVTALTAAIDEITAAATQATTLADTTHHNAQEGYEELRKSIDAIDLIQKSSEQIAAIVTVIGEIAGQTNLLAFNASIEAARAGEHGIGFSVVAGEVRKLAERSSAAAREITQLIHESASRVSQGATVSQRAQSSFGHILSNVAETSDTIRRIAASTEEQQTVSHQVAELINELVNSNSDHS
- a CDS encoding carbonic anhydrase, translated to MPTDDTRSPWAILQAGNARYVEGRSTADVRRGPERRSELVGAQAPAAIVLGCADSRVPVEILFDQGLGDLFVVRTAGHVVDGAVLGSIEYAVQCLEVPSIVIVGHDGCGAVAAAIAMVDEGAVPSGCIREVAERIAPDVVRARLDGAETFEETVEQHACHTGELLSERSSLIDAAVRAGRLTVTPTRYSLRTGRVTEAVPLRRLLPV
- a CDS encoding chemotaxis protein CheW, coding for MTTTAVSTLYGVFRTGELRMALPLEKLREVIVRPSEFSALPTAGAGLLGAVNLRHTVIPVIDPCLLAGRASAADTGEVIIIVSSEGRLFGLLADAIEGSTHVAAESLLAVHMGGGGPALFSHTFERADDQAVIALLDAATIVDMPGIPAIADPAQQQGTTDIAAGQRQGPRRTLLMFECDGTGLSIDVTHVHSVVPDLQLHSSPLDGPICRGVAHLAGHAVPAIDPVTLLGLPERSAAGAHRGVVVALPQGLIALTATDVTEITTVPAEDILPMPMVSSPERALLAGLLTTDGRQYLVLDGQALRENSDLAAFGTLNIRLDSGPAESGRTLGDTERDAQRVVASVQKFLTYSVGIDAATPLEQIDEILPFPSVRLSLDGTSLLGMFTHRRKTIPLVNLPALLGRGHTPEPEADRVLLVTLTGGPTVGLVVPELRAIEQSLWQEPESAAGGVRERLVSIGTPEDHRLLPYVDLIALAAEHFSGDGAGIRAGRR